A part of Nitrospira sp. genomic DNA contains:
- a CDS encoding type II toxin-antitoxin system HicB family antitoxin — protein MESAKYIYWQDQDHWLGYLQDYPDYWTQGESFEDLQVHLRDLYCDLTSGEIPGVRKLAELTVR, from the coding sequence ATGGAGTCGGCCAAATATATCTATTGGCAAGATCAAGACCACTGGCTCGGTTACCTGCAGGACTATCCCGATTACTGGACGCAAGGGGAATCGTTTGAGGATCTGCAGGTACATCTTCGAGATCTATACTGTGACCTCACCAGCGGCGAAATCCCTGGAGTTCGGAAGCTCGCTGAGCTGACGGTCCGGTGA
- a CDS encoding type II toxin-antitoxin system HicA family toxin produces the protein MKRKDLIRQLEAIGCVLVRHGGKHDWYHNSATKISQPVPRHTEIKEHLAKRILRMLGNS, from the coding sequence GTGAAGCGCAAAGATCTCATCCGACAACTTGAAGCCATTGGGTGTGTGCTCGTTCGTCACGGTGGAAAGCACGATTGGTATCACAACTCTGCCACGAAGATTTCCCAGCCCGTTCCTCGCCACACCGAGATCAAGGAACATCTCGCAAAACGTATTCTGAGGATGCTAGGCAACTCCTGA
- a CDS encoding glucose-6-phosphate isomerase, translating into MRMSDKLPALFQSTVNPALDALTQAQVIERLWAKDHRVWKQDPREIVDRLGWLTLQDQMPQQLGPLRNCVSTAKEMKVKDVVLLGMGGSSLGPEVFRTVFGAQKGSPRLWVLDSTVPGWVRQVTKAISPSRTLFLVASKSGGTIEVMSLFAHFWKLVTKAKGNHGGKQFVAITDPGTGLEKMARDYEFGQIFTNPADIGGRYSVLSLFGLVPAALLGLDVTRLLDRAAGMAERCRQQEDAKANPGAYLGAVMGSLAKTGRDKVTVIASPSLATFGLWVEQLLAESTGKEGTGLIPIAQEPVLKPSAYGTDRCFVYLKLKGEKNGALDRAVQALAKAEHPVLQFDLRDRYDLGAEFFRWEFATAIAGHVLGIHPFDQPNVQESKDNTNRVLDTFQSTGRLPEQVSSSPKDVAQDLANQLHPGTYLSVLAYTTPSRPFETAVRRLRQTLMTKHHVATTFGYGPRYLHSTGQLHKGGPKTGVFLELVDRMSPDTAIPGKPFSFGTLAQAQAVGDLASLRAHDRHAIRVQLGRDQVAMVNAITAALAPASSGRRRGTVKKRPKRVSR; encoded by the coding sequence ATGCGAATGAGTGACAAGCTTCCAGCATTATTCCAATCCACAGTCAATCCGGCTTTAGATGCGCTGACTCAGGCGCAGGTCATTGAGCGCCTCTGGGCGAAAGACCATCGAGTTTGGAAGCAGGACCCCAGGGAGATCGTCGACCGGTTGGGGTGGTTGACGTTGCAGGATCAGATGCCTCAACAGCTTGGACCACTACGAAATTGTGTGTCCACGGCTAAGGAGATGAAGGTCAAGGATGTGGTGCTCCTGGGGATGGGCGGCAGCAGTCTTGGACCTGAGGTGTTCCGCACCGTGTTTGGCGCTCAGAAAGGGTCTCCGCGCCTGTGGGTATTGGACTCAACTGTTCCTGGCTGGGTTCGGCAGGTCACGAAGGCCATTTCTCCATCGCGGACCCTCTTTCTCGTGGCGAGCAAATCCGGTGGAACGATTGAAGTCATGTCACTCTTCGCCCACTTTTGGAAGCTCGTGACGAAGGCCAAAGGGAATCATGGAGGAAAGCAGTTTGTCGCGATTACCGACCCGGGGACCGGCTTAGAAAAGATGGCGCGGGACTATGAATTTGGACAGATCTTCACCAACCCAGCCGACATCGGCGGGCGGTACTCGGTGCTCTCTCTCTTTGGTCTGGTACCCGCGGCGCTTCTGGGACTCGATGTCACGCGGCTTTTGGACCGCGCTGCCGGCATGGCGGAACGATGCCGGCAGCAAGAAGACGCCAAGGCGAATCCTGGTGCCTATCTCGGCGCAGTGATGGGGAGCCTTGCCAAAACCGGACGCGATAAGGTGACGGTCATTGCGTCACCGTCCCTCGCGACGTTCGGGCTCTGGGTCGAGCAGCTTCTTGCGGAAAGTACGGGCAAAGAGGGCACAGGACTCATCCCCATCGCACAGGAGCCGGTGTTAAAGCCGAGTGCCTATGGAACCGACCGGTGCTTCGTCTATCTCAAACTCAAAGGAGAAAAGAACGGGGCGCTCGATCGGGCTGTGCAAGCGCTTGCCAAGGCCGAGCACCCAGTCCTGCAGTTTGACTTGCGTGATCGCTATGATCTCGGGGCCGAGTTTTTTCGATGGGAGTTTGCGACGGCGATCGCCGGGCATGTGCTGGGGATCCATCCCTTCGACCAACCAAATGTACAAGAGAGCAAAGACAACACCAATCGGGTTCTGGACACGTTCCAATCGACCGGGCGCTTGCCAGAGCAGGTGAGTAGCTCCCCTAAAGACGTCGCACAAGATCTCGCGAACCAGCTTCATCCCGGAACCTATCTTTCCGTCCTGGCCTACACTACGCCGTCACGTCCGTTCGAAACGGCGGTGCGTCGTCTCCGCCAAACCCTGATGACGAAACATCACGTTGCGACCACATTTGGATACGGGCCTCGGTATCTTCATTCAACCGGACAGCTTCACAAAGGCGGTCCCAAGACCGGGGTCTTTCTTGAACTCGTGGACCGAATGTCGCCGGACACGGCCATTCCTGGTAAACCATTCTCGTTTGGCACGTTGGCCCAGGCTCAGGCGGTCGGCGATCTGGCATCACTGCGTGCGCACGATCGTCATGCGATCCGCGTTCAATTAGGGCGTGACCAGGTTGCCATGGTGAACGCGATCACGGCGGCACTGGCACCAGCCTCATCAGGCCGACGGCGTGGAACAGTGAAGAAACGTCCCAAGCGCGTTTCCCGCTGA
- the pgl gene encoding 6-phosphogluconolactonase: protein MAATPDIRIAPGTQEWGQAAASLILAVSQQAIQAHGRCLIALSGGSTPKTLYHVLATPEWATRFDWSRMVFLFGDERCTPPDHPESNFRMAQTELFQPLNIRPEQVYRMKGESDDATAAAREYEAIIRRLTNSPAPRVPVLDLVLLGIGDDGHTASLFPGTAALQEDSRIVTVGHAPAGIRSRLTVTLGVLNHAAVVLFLVTGSGKAHMVRRVLNQESEADRSLPAARILPASGRLVWMLDHSAAQQLKKTSSPQGET, encoded by the coding sequence ATGGCTGCCACGCCAGACATCCGCATTGCGCCAGGTACCCAGGAGTGGGGACAGGCGGCTGCTTCCTTGATCCTTGCAGTGAGCCAACAAGCGATTCAAGCCCACGGCCGGTGCCTCATCGCCCTCTCTGGAGGGTCCACCCCGAAGACGCTCTATCACGTCCTGGCGACTCCCGAATGGGCCACGCGATTCGATTGGTCGCGTATGGTCTTTCTGTTTGGTGACGAACGCTGTACGCCACCGGACCATCCAGAAAGCAATTTTCGAATGGCGCAGACGGAGCTCTTTCAACCGCTGAACATTCGACCGGAACAGGTGTACCGCATGAAAGGCGAGAGCGACGATGCAACGGCTGCCGCTCGGGAGTACGAGGCAATAATTCGACGACTGACGAACAGCCCGGCTCCACGGGTTCCGGTTCTGGACCTCGTGCTTCTAGGGATCGGAGACGATGGGCACACCGCCTCGCTCTTTCCCGGAACCGCAGCCTTGCAGGAAGACTCGAGGATCGTCACAGTTGGTCACGCTCCCGCAGGCATCAGATCTCGCCTCACAGTGACCCTAGGTGTCTTGAATCATGCGGCTGTGGTACTGTTCCTCGTGACGGGATCCGGTAAAGCCCACATGGTCCGAAGGGTTCTCAACCAAGAATCTGAAGCAGATCGGTCTTTGCCAGCGGCGAGGATATTGCCCGCGTCGGGTCGACTCGTGTGGATGCTTGATCACTCAGCCGCACAACAGCTGAAGAAGACGTCATCACCTCAAGGAGAGACATGA
- the glk gene encoding glucokinase yields MILAGDIGGTKTNLALYDWTTERVEPLRVESFHSGDYTSLEDILVEFLTPPEPPIPLDLVGSEGGEKIQKASKPASEPVKLTAACFGIAGPVIDNRCQTTNLPWVVDGPTIAKQFSIPRVQLLNDLEATAYGLVWLRADELEVLNTGNPPKKRQALALIAAGTGLGEGILFWDGKSYRPMPSEGGHTDFAPSNDLEIELLRYLRGQYLHVSYERILSGPGLHAVYEFLHDTKKNEPTWLAEKIKAGNPAAEIAQAGLQGQAEIAKQALDLFASIYGAEAGNLALKALSLDGVYVGGGIAPKLIKKLQDGTFMKAFTNKGRYKRLMSQMPVKVIMNQQTALLGAASVAAALSLAPTP; encoded by the coding sequence ATGATTCTCGCGGGGGACATCGGAGGAACGAAAACCAACCTAGCGCTCTATGACTGGACCACCGAGCGAGTGGAACCACTACGCGTGGAAAGCTTTCACAGCGGCGATTACACCTCCCTCGAAGACATTCTCGTAGAATTTCTCACACCGCCAGAACCGCCAATTCCATTGGATTTAGTGGGGTCTGAGGGAGGGGAGAAGATCCAAAAGGCCAGTAAGCCGGCGTCCGAACCAGTGAAGCTCACAGCCGCCTGTTTTGGAATCGCAGGACCGGTGATCGACAATCGTTGTCAAACGACGAACCTTCCCTGGGTGGTAGATGGTCCAACCATCGCGAAACAGTTCAGCATCCCTCGTGTGCAGTTGCTCAACGACTTAGAAGCCACCGCGTACGGACTTGTGTGGCTGCGAGCGGATGAGCTGGAAGTGCTGAACACGGGCAATCCTCCGAAAAAACGACAAGCTCTTGCGCTGATCGCCGCCGGGACGGGATTGGGTGAAGGAATCTTATTTTGGGATGGGAAATCGTATCGCCCGATGCCATCGGAAGGGGGGCATACGGACTTTGCGCCAAGCAACGATCTGGAGATCGAATTGCTTCGTTATCTCCGGGGCCAATACCTCCATGTGAGCTATGAACGGATTCTGTCCGGTCCGGGCCTCCACGCAGTCTATGAGTTTTTGCATGACACCAAGAAGAATGAACCGACGTGGTTAGCGGAAAAAATAAAAGCTGGCAATCCAGCCGCTGAAATTGCGCAAGCTGGATTGCAGGGACAAGCCGAGATCGCCAAACAAGCGTTGGACCTCTTTGCGTCGATCTATGGCGCGGAAGCCGGGAATCTGGCGTTGAAGGCGCTCTCGCTGGACGGCGTCTATGTGGGTGGTGGAATTGCGCCGAAGCTCATCAAGAAACTGCAAGACGGCACCTTCATGAAAGCTTTTACCAACAAGGGGCGGTATAAGCGTCTCATGAGTCAGATGCCTGTGAAAGTCATTATGAATCAGCAGACGGCTCTGCTCGGCGCCGCGTCCGTCGCGGCGGCTCTCTCGCTCGCACCTACGCCATGA
- the rpiA gene encoding ribose-5-phosphate isomerase RpiA, which produces MTLVDLDHLKKAAALKASEFVRSGMVVGLGTGSTAKHLLVALGEQVKAGMKLRGVPTSQETALFAKQAGIPLIDTENRWEIDVAIDGADQVDPHFNLIKGGGGALLKEKIVAASAKQFIVMVDHTKQVPVLGGSFPLPIEVIPFGWGSTAREIEALTKSRVVLRERNGAPFRTEAGNLIVDVHIDRISQPGELETALNLIPGVVETGLFVGRTNVLIVGAPQGVHTLHAPKV; this is translated from the coding sequence ATGACGTTGGTTGATCTCGATCATCTCAAGAAAGCAGCAGCCCTAAAAGCTAGTGAATTCGTCCGCAGCGGCATGGTCGTCGGCCTGGGGACAGGGTCCACGGCAAAACATCTTCTGGTGGCGCTTGGCGAACAGGTCAAGGCGGGCATGAAGCTGCGAGGCGTGCCGACGTCACAAGAGACTGCCCTGTTCGCCAAGCAGGCAGGTATTCCACTGATCGACACCGAGAATCGGTGGGAGATCGATGTCGCCATCGATGGAGCGGACCAAGTCGATCCCCATTTCAATCTGATCAAAGGCGGTGGGGGCGCGTTGTTGAAAGAAAAGATCGTGGCTGCGTCTGCAAAACAGTTCATCGTGATGGTTGACCACACGAAACAGGTGCCGGTGCTCGGAGGGTCCTTCCCGCTCCCTATCGAAGTGATCCCCTTTGGGTGGGGCAGTACCGCCCGGGAAATTGAAGCGCTGACCAAAAGCCGCGTAGTACTCAGAGAACGCAACGGGGCTCCGTTTAGGACCGAGGCCGGGAATCTGATCGTTGACGTGCATATCGATCGCATCAGTCAGCCGGGTGAACTAGAAACCGCCCTCAACCTCATCCCCGGTGTCGTGGAGACGGGGCTCTTTGTCGGTCGAACGAATGTGTTGATTGTCGGTGCGCCCCAAGGTGTCCACACCCTCCATGCTCCCAAGGTATGA
- a CDS encoding M1 family metallopeptidase, with the protein MLPRYEHLLSRREILQALGRQARFLLAAPIAYTLVPSESADASTTTRAQGEDMSVDDISGSNDPYRLPRHVIPTRYDLRLEPDLTTGRFTGQATILIMVKRTTQTILLNAVDLVLRSVMVEGLHRAPLNATIELEQQTQRARLSFQETIDPGEWTLTISFEGTLNDQLRGFYRSTYKDASGITQTLAATQFEATDARRAFPCWDEPDFKAIFATTLVIDPHLTAVSNTAVVSELIEHNKKVVRFADSIIMSTYLVAFIVGQIEATKPVYVGKTPLQLWTIPGKQPLTPFGQDIAAASLKFFEDYYGIPYPGDKLDLLAIPDFASGAMENFGAITFRETALLVDQRTGTHAELERIADVVAHENAHMWFGDLVTMSWWNGLWLNEAFATFMEMLAVDAWKPEWKRWETFSVARAAAFSVDGLMSTRPIEFPVHAPKDADAMFDILTYEKGASVLRMLEQHIGPVLFRDGVRQYLRAHAYGNADTKDLWAALGTVARQPVPELMDGWIFQPGFPLVTAEVCGQELQLSQQRFTYLMQQSVSEQLWQIPVQIRLVIGERTEHRRLLLTERETTIGVPAGVTSIFVNEGGHGFYRVRHRAPLLEQLLDQGLNRLAAMERFNLISDAWATTVAGLMPLPEYLQLTARFKGERDRNVWTVVLDSFSFLNRVIRSKERAALEALVRDRVMPAVKDLGWDPKPGESDLIKQLRGDLIGALGKLGNDSETQQEAAERYQQYRKDPSTTDANIVPALVGILAHTGDEARYEEFSERYRTASTPQEERRYLFSLAAFRPKELLTRTLARTINGEIRTQDAPFIVGALMMNVDGREQAWEFVKANWDQMDRLFPKQGLRRMCGGILGLATPEIEQDVRAFFISRKIDLGGKTLEQYLEQLRIAVSFREREGATLRAYLQRQQSGVSS; encoded by the coding sequence ATGCTCCCAAGGTATGAGCACTTGCTCAGCAGGCGAGAGATCCTACAGGCACTTGGGCGACAGGCTCGCTTCCTTCTGGCCGCTCCAATAGCGTATACACTCGTACCATCCGAATCCGCAGACGCTTCAACAACAACCAGAGCACAAGGTGAAGACATGAGTGTTGATGATATTTCAGGCAGCAACGATCCGTATCGGCTCCCACGGCACGTGATTCCGACCCGGTATGACCTGAGGCTTGAGCCGGATCTTACGACCGGACGCTTCACGGGCCAAGCGACGATTCTCATCATGGTCAAAAGGACGACACAGACCATTCTCTTGAATGCTGTGGATCTTGTGCTTCGGTCCGTCATGGTTGAGGGATTACACCGAGCCCCACTCAACGCGACAATCGAATTGGAACAACAGACCCAACGGGCTAGATTGTCATTTCAGGAGACCATCGATCCAGGCGAATGGACGCTCACCATTTCGTTTGAAGGCACACTGAACGACCAGCTCCGCGGCTTCTATCGGAGTACCTACAAGGACGCGTCGGGGATCACGCAGACCCTTGCGGCTACGCAATTCGAAGCCACCGATGCGCGGCGCGCCTTTCCCTGCTGGGATGAGCCGGATTTCAAAGCCATCTTCGCGACGACATTGGTCATCGATCCACACCTCACTGCCGTTTCGAACACGGCGGTGGTGTCTGAATTAATTGAGCACAACAAGAAGGTCGTACGGTTTGCCGACAGCATCATCATGTCGACCTATCTGGTGGCCTTCATTGTGGGGCAGATCGAAGCAACGAAGCCAGTCTACGTAGGCAAGACACCGCTTCAACTCTGGACGATTCCTGGAAAACAGCCGCTCACGCCCTTCGGGCAGGATATTGCCGCTGCGTCGTTGAAGTTTTTTGAAGACTACTACGGGATCCCATACCCAGGAGATAAGCTGGATCTTCTTGCGATCCCAGATTTTGCCTCAGGCGCAATGGAAAATTTTGGGGCGATCACGTTCCGTGAGACGGCACTGCTTGTCGATCAACGGACGGGAACGCACGCTGAGCTCGAACGAATTGCCGATGTCGTGGCCCATGAAAATGCTCACATGTGGTTCGGCGACTTAGTGACGATGTCCTGGTGGAATGGGTTGTGGCTGAACGAGGCCTTCGCGACCTTCATGGAGATGCTCGCCGTCGACGCCTGGAAACCGGAATGGAAACGGTGGGAAACATTCAGTGTTGCCCGCGCAGCTGCGTTCTCGGTCGATGGGCTCATGAGCACTAGGCCGATTGAATTCCCGGTCCACGCCCCTAAAGACGCGGATGCGATGTTCGATATCCTGACCTATGAAAAAGGCGCATCGGTTCTCCGCATGTTGGAACAGCATATTGGTCCCGTCCTGTTCCGTGACGGAGTCCGGCAGTATCTTCGCGCCCATGCCTACGGCAATGCCGATACCAAGGATTTGTGGGCTGCCCTTGGCACGGTCGCCCGCCAGCCGGTTCCCGAGCTGATGGACGGCTGGATCTTTCAACCAGGTTTCCCCTTGGTAACGGCGGAAGTATGCGGTCAAGAATTACAACTCTCGCAGCAGCGCTTCACCTATCTCATGCAACAGTCGGTGTCGGAACAGCTCTGGCAAATCCCGGTGCAGATTCGCCTAGTCATCGGCGAGCGCACAGAACATCGGCGACTATTGCTCACGGAGCGTGAGACGACGATCGGAGTCCCAGCGGGGGTGACCTCCATCTTTGTCAACGAGGGTGGCCATGGATTTTATCGGGTTCGCCATCGGGCTCCGCTTTTGGAGCAGCTTCTCGATCAGGGCCTCAATCGTCTGGCTGCGATGGAACGATTCAACCTCATCAGCGACGCATGGGCCACCACCGTGGCGGGGCTGATGCCGCTTCCCGAGTATCTCCAACTCACCGCGCGTTTCAAGGGTGAGCGAGATAGGAATGTCTGGACCGTCGTCCTCGACTCCTTCTCCTTCTTGAACAGGGTCATTAGATCAAAAGAGAGGGCTGCCCTGGAAGCGCTTGTTCGTGACCGAGTGATGCCGGCGGTGAAAGACCTTGGCTGGGATCCGAAGCCGGGAGAATCAGATCTTATCAAACAGCTGCGAGGGGATCTCATCGGCGCACTTGGCAAGCTTGGCAACGACTCGGAAACACAGCAGGAAGCGGCAGAACGGTATCAGCAATACCGAAAAGACCCGTCGACCACCGACGCGAATATTGTGCCAGCCCTCGTCGGGATCCTAGCCCATACGGGAGACGAGGCGCGCTATGAGGAATTCTCAGAACGCTATCGCACCGCTTCCACCCCACAAGAGGAGCGACGGTATCTCTTTTCGTTGGCGGCCTTTCGGCCCAAGGAACTACTCACGCGGACGCTGGCCCGGACGATCAACGGCGAAATCCGTACGCAAGATGCTCCGTTTATCGTCGGGGCGCTGATGATGAATGTGGATGGGCGAGAACAGGCCTGGGAGTTTGTGAAGGCGAACTGGGATCAAATGGATCGGCTGTTCCCCAAACAAGGCCTCAGGCGCATGTGCGGGGGTATCCTTGGCCTGGCAACACCGGAGATCGAACAAGACGTGCGTGCATTCTTTATTTCGCGCAAGATCGATCTAGGAGGGAAGACACTGGAGCAGTATTTGGAACAACTCCGTATTGCGGTCTCGTTCCGAGAACGGGAAGGGGCTACACTGCGGGCGTATCTTCAACGTCAACAATCAGGAGTTTCATCATGA
- a CDS encoding VOC family protein, whose product MIKHIAFTMYPVTDMARARQFYEETLGLRLTRREAHEFEWIEYDLDGGTFALTNVKQGGAPSAEAGGSIAFEVQNVDQMVEQLRGKGVRIKLEPFSTPVCRLAVILDSEGNAVTLHQATQVW is encoded by the coding sequence ATGATCAAGCATATCGCGTTTACTATGTATCCCGTAACCGATATGGCGCGAGCGCGGCAGTTTTATGAAGAGACGCTCGGTCTCCGGTTGACTCGCCGGGAGGCCCACGAGTTCGAGTGGATCGAATATGATCTTGATGGTGGAACCTTCGCCCTCACGAATGTGAAACAAGGAGGCGCACCTAGCGCCGAGGCAGGTGGAAGTATCGCCTTTGAAGTTCAGAACGTCGATCAAATGGTTGAGCAATTGCGCGGCAAGGGTGTGCGCATCAAACTTGAACCGTTCTCGACACCGGTTTGCCGCCTCGCAGTCATCCTAGACTCGGAAGGCAACGCCGTCACGCTGCATCAGGCAACACAAGTCTGGTAG
- a CDS encoding PilZ domain-containing protein, whose amino-acid sequence MSNLHCPTCGASKIRLAARKSLSDVLLSGLTIYPFRCQLCADRFRTFLGRRTPNPRRSFDRVEVSFPVWFKSRRSSPSSRLGHEGVIDNLSIRGCRIRSAAPMRIGSRLELEFQYSDNSFPVMIEEAVVRSIADGAIGLRFTKLHRSEERRIRQLIDVWLPELLPTSELSTSSPRT is encoded by the coding sequence ATGTCGAATCTCCACTGTCCAACTTGCGGGGCGAGCAAAATCCGCCTCGCGGCAAGAAAATCTCTTTCTGATGTTCTGCTGAGCGGTCTGACGATCTATCCGTTTCGGTGCCAGCTCTGCGCCGATCGCTTTCGAACATTCCTTGGCCGCCGCACGCCCAATCCCCGTCGCAGCTTCGATCGCGTCGAGGTGTCCTTCCCGGTCTGGTTCAAATCTCGACGATCCTCACCCTCTTCCCGACTAGGGCATGAGGGCGTGATTGATAATCTGTCGATTCGTGGATGCCGAATTCGTTCCGCCGCTCCCATGAGGATTGGCTCGCGATTGGAACTGGAATTCCAGTATTCAGACAATTCTTTCCCGGTGATGATTGAGGAAGCGGTTGTGCGCTCCATAGCCGATGGCGCGATTGGCCTGCGCTTCACCAAACTTCATCGCAGTGAGGAACGGCGCATTCGTCAGCTCATCGATGTGTGGCTGCCCGAACTCTTGCCCACGAGTGAACTAAGTACAAGCAGTCCCCGCACCTAA